Proteins encoded by one window of Cydia splendana chromosome 14, ilCydSple1.2, whole genome shotgun sequence:
- the LOC134796995 gene encoding uncharacterized protein LOC134796995: MTASARTASTSAGPAQRAAPALAAAGGAAGSARGHESKDCKSRHACRVCTQRHHSSLHEDAPPPNVLLTTESSSSPELRSVAETSTPTPLHGDTGQRSSKNCTVLLTTALVNLRPLNQGPYTPRSVRTLVDQGSQTTLISESCVQRLGLPRYAAQPGTTLSGIGGEVRPRGYVLCEVTPHNKPEPKLHIEAYIIPDLTSYIAYIPKSIGNIQKFQHLQKLDLADPELRSTRPVELLLGSDYLDSILLLDNIKGPPGTPVAINSIFGYLIGGRISYESMKRLSVNLSTCQLDMKLQKFWELESIPEHPHLTKDELRCESIFVDTHTRDANGKYTVSLPFKENAPPLGNSRGIALSRLTKLEARLSLDPALRENYNKCIQEYLDLGHMTDSTDSTSPGTPPYYLPHHVVVKSSTSTPVTTKYRIVYDASCKTTSGRSLNDNLLTGQKLHQDISEILLKYRLHKIVFTADLKMMYRYIGLCKEHRDFHRILWRFSPHDPVKEYRMCSVTFGVASAPFLALRTLRQLAIDEAANFPLASQVLLNEVFVDDVVTGVDTVEDAITLQHQLTSICKAGTFELRKWTSNNSEFLSHLNDDASDHDDALILSALDTDTSVKVLGLKWNPKSDVFSYQTDGVANSRKCTKRIMLSEIAKIYDPLGFLGPVTVFVKHLIQLLWVSGSGWDAAPPQGICDLWFRFIDELPLLQDIALPRHVLPSTHQVSLHGFSDASEKAYAYRRMSTFVSLIRTVPSAPTFS, from the exons ATGACCGCGTCCGCGCGTACTGCAAGTACCTCCGCGGGGCCTGCGCAGCGCGCGGCGCCCGCGCTCGCTGCTGCTGGCGGAGCGGCCGGCTCGGCCCG TGGTCACGAGTCTAAAGACTGCAAGTCGCGCCATGCTTGCCGCGTCTGCACTCAAAGGCACCACTCTTCATTGCATGAAGATGCGCCTCCTCCAAACGTCTTACTGACTACGGAGTCTTCTTCTTCCCCTGAGTTGCGCTCAGTAGCGGAAACCTCCACGCCCACTCCATTACATGGAGATACGGGGCAACGTTCTAGTAAAAACTGTACGGTCTTACTCACGACTGCGCTTGTAAATCTACGACCCTTGAACCAGGGGCCTTACACGCCGCGGTCCGTGCGAACCCTTGTGGATCAAGGTTCGCAGACCACACTCATTTCTGAGTCGTGCGTCCAACGTCTCGGCCTGCCGCGGTACGCCGCGCAGCCGGGTACCACTCTCTCCGGTATTGGTGGCGAAGTCCGACCACGTGGTTACGTGTTGTGCGAGGTCACACCCCACAATAAACCCGAACCGAAGCTTCACATCGAAGCTTATATCATACCGGACTTGACAAGCTACATAGCTTACATTCCTAAATCGATTGGGAATATTCAGAAGTTTCAACACCTTCAAAAGCTTGATCTAGCGGACCCAGAACTGCGTTCAACGCGGCCTGTTGAACTGCTACTGGGATCTGATTATCTGGATAGCATACTGCTACTGGATAATATCAAGGGTCCACCGGGCACACCCGTGGCCATCAACAGTATTTTTGGTTATTTGATAGGTGGTAGAATTTCATATGAAAGTATGAAACGACTAAGTGTCAACTTGAGCACTTGCCAACTTGACATGAAACTTCAAAAGTTCTGGGAATTGGAATCCATACCAGAACATCCACATCTTACAAAAGATGAATTACGCTGTGAGTCGATCTTCGTCGATACTCACACACGAGATGCAAATGGGAAATATACAGTTTCTCTACCCTTCAAAGAAAATGCTCCGCCCTTGGGCAATTCTCGTGGTATAGCTCTCTCACGTTTAACTAAACTAGAGGCACGTCTGTCTCTCGACCCTGCCTTACGGGAGAACTATAACAAATGTATCCAAGAATATTTAGACTTGGGACATATGACTGATTCAACTGATTCAACGAGTCCTGGCACTCCCCCCTACTACCTACCACACCACGTTGTGGTGAAGAGTTCCACATCCACTCCAGTTACTACGAAGTATCGTATCGTGTACGACGCTTCATGTAAGACTACGTCAGGTCGTTCTCTTAACGATAATCTTCTCACGGGTCAGAAATTGCATCAAGACATTTCTGAAATTTTATTGAAGTACAGACTTCATAAAATCGTCTTTACGGCTGATCTCAAAATGATGTATCGCTACATCGGTCTTTGTAAAGAACACCGTGACTTCCATCGGATTCTTTGGAGATTCTCTCCACATGATCCCGTAAAGGAATATCGTATGTGCTCTGTCACATTCGGCGTCGCTTCCGCGCCTTTTCTCGCTTTGCGAACACTTCGTCAATTAGCAATTGATGAAGCTGCTAACTTTCCACTTGCCTCGCAAGTACTTCTCAACGAAGTATTCGTTGATGATGTCGTTACTGGAGTTGATACAGTTGAAGATGCTATCACTCTTCAGCATCAGCTAACTTCCATTTGCAAAGCAGGAACCTTCGAACTCCGCAAATGGACCAGTAATAATTCTGAGTTTTTATCGCATTTAAACGATGATGCTTCCGATCACGATGACGCACTCATTCTGTCAGCACTTGACACTGACACGTCCGTCAAGGTCTTGGGGCTCAAGTGGAACCCTAAATCTGACGTTTTTTCCTATCAAACGGATGGAGTAGCTAACTCACGCAAATGTACAAAGCGTATAATGTTGTCAGAAATCGCTAAGATTTACGATCCCCTCGGATTTCTAGGTCCAGTGACTGTATTCGTGAAGCATTTAATCCAACTTTTATGGGTATCAGGCTCAGGTTGGGATGCTGCCCCTCCACAGGGTATCTGTGACTTGTGGTTTCGGTTCATCGACGAACTGCCGTTGCTACAAGATATTGCGTTACCTCGTCACGTGCTTCCTAGCACACATCAAGTGTCACTTCATGGTTTTTCAGACGCATCTGAAAAGGCGTACGCCTACAGGCGTATGTCTACATTCGTGTCGTTGATTCGAACGGTGCCATCAGCACCCACCTTCTCATAG
- the LOC134796996 gene encoding histone-lysine N-methyltransferase SETMAR-like, giving the protein MEKTEVRAVIKYFCLKKMCTKDIYAELVGTLGESAPPYSTVARWLKEFNLGRTSTQDERREGRPSVAITGENVKKIHDLVLTDRRMTIRHLVEITGISYGSIQRILTDELHMKKVSARWVPRMLTAEQKKIRCEISKYNLDKYQTDPETFLRRFVTMDESWIHHFDPETKQQSMTWKRASSPTPKKFKVASSAGKVMASVFWDTEGVIMIEYLEKGTTITGSYYADQIRRLREAIKEKRRGKLRAGILFHQDNAPPHKAGVAMTAIRDSGFELLEHPPYSPDLAPSDFYLFPRLKEDLRGNKFLNDGEVMAAVEAFLEGQEKDFFLMEFVVWRNDGLSV; this is encoded by the coding sequence ATGGAGAAAACTGAGGTGAGAGCGGTTATTAAATACTTCTGTTTGAAAAAAATGTGTACTAAAGATATATACGCTGAATTAGTGGGAACACTGGGCGAGTCCGCTCCGCCGTATTCCACAGTGGCACGGTGGTTAAAGGAGTTTAACTTGGGAAGAACATCCACTCAAGATGAACGTCGCGAAGGCCGTCCATCTGTCGCCATTACTGGAGAAAACGTCAAAAAAATTCATGATCTCGTTTTAACAGATAGAAGGATGACTATTAGGCATCTAGTTGAGATCACAGGCATCTCGTATGGCAGCATTCAAAGAATCTTAACTGATGAACTACACATGAAAAAAGTCTCCGCTCGTTGGGTGCCTAGAATGTTAACGGCTGAACAAAAGAAGATACGATGTGAGATTTCGAAGTATAATCTTGACAAATATCAAACTGATCCCGAAACATTTTTGCGTCGGTTTGTAACCATGGACGAGTCTTGGATCCACCATTTCGATCCTGAGACCAAACAGCAATCCATGACCTGGAAGCGAGCGTCTTCCCCTACACCGAAGAAATTCAAGGTAGCAAGCTCCGCTGGTAAGGTCATGGCTTCAGTGTTTTGGGATACTGAGGGAGTCATAATGATCGAATACCTGGAAAAGGGAACCACTATTACGGGCTCCTACTACGCTGACCAAATACGCAGATTGAGAGAGGCAATCAAAGAAAAGCGGCGGGGTAAACTTCGAGCTGGCATCCTGTTCCACCAGGACAACGCACCACCCCACAAGGCCGGCGTTGCGATGACTGCCATCCGTGATTCAGGGTTCGAATTGCTGGAACACCCCCCATATTCGCCAGACCTAGCCCCCAGCGACTTTTATCTCTTTCCACGGCTGAAGGAAGATCTTAGAGGCAACAAATTTTTGAATGATGGCGAGGTAATGGCCGCTGTGGAGGCATTTTTGGAGGGTCaagaaaaagatttttttttaatggaattcgTGGTCTGGAGAAACGATGGTCTAAGTGTGTAG
- the LOC134796909 gene encoding meso-2,3-butanediol dehydrogenase-like codes for MDFKNKVVVITGASSGIGAAAAFLFAKQSATLVLVARNEQLLNDVAAKCEAENGIKPLVVRAELSSDDDVKRIVTKTIETFEKIDVLVNNAAVGMRGSIRDGVEPYDTVMAVNVRSVYILTSLATPHLVKTKGCIVNVSSVAAFKPIKDADYLPYCISKAALDQLTKCVALELARDGVRVCSVNPGGTRTPFAQNAGFSKEEVEQLYAARDKSYPLGKMAEPGEVADLIVYLASDRARSITGTVYVIDNGETLM; via the coding sequence ATGGACTTCAAGAATAAGGTCGTCGTGATTACTGGCGCGAGTTCCGGTATCGGCGCAGCTGCCGCCTTCCTGTTCGCCAAACAATCTGCCACCCTCGTCCTGGTCGCAAGAAACGAGCAACTACTCAACGACGTAGCGGCGAAATGTGAAGCCGAAAATGGAATCAAACCGTTGGTTGTTCGAGCGGAGTTAAGCAGCGATGACGATGTAAAGAGAATAGTGACGAAGACTATTGAAACGTTTGAGAAAATTGACGTGCTTGTGAATAATGCTGCAGTCGGAATGCGCGGCAGCATTCGTGATGGCGTTGAGCCTTATGATACCGTCATGGCTGTGAACGTGAGATCGGTATACATATTAACCAGTCTTGCTACACCTCATCTTGTGAAAACCAAGGGATGTATTGTGAACGTCTCGAGCGTTGCTGCTTTCAAGCCTATCAAAGATGCTGATTACTTGCCTTATTGCATTTCTAAAGCTGCGCTTGATCAGCTGACGAAGTGTGTGGCTTTGGAGCTTGCGCGTGACGGAGTTAGAGTATGTTCCGTCAATCCTGGAGGTACCAGGACTCCGTTCGCACAGAACGCCGGATTCAGCAAAGAAGAAGTGGAACAACTGTATGCGGCTCGTGATAAGAGCTATCCGCTGGGTAAAATGGCGGAACCAGGGGAGGTGGCTGACCTGATTGTGTATCTAGCCAGCGATCGTGCGCGCAGTATCACCGGCACAGTTTACGTAATAGATAATGGTGAAACACTTATGTGA